The genomic DNA CACGGCGCGCGGCAGCCCCCTCGCGGGCCGCCACTTCCTCTGCCGCGACCATTTTCTCGCCGCCGCCGCCGGTCGCTCGCTCGCCCGCCCGCCCGCAAACTTTGAGGCCATGACGCGACGCCCCGGGTAGCTGGCGACCGCCTCCGCCACGAGCGGGTCCCCCCCAccgggtggggggcagggggccCCCCCGCGGCCGGGCTCGCCCgccgcccccaccccaccccccgcgcCGCGGAGGAAGCGCGATCCGGGCCCGGGAGGGAGAGAGCACCACGTGTTGAGCCCCTGCAGGCCCGAGGCCTGCTCCCGCCGCCGGTGCCCGCGgggtccccccaccccccggggGCAGCGGGAGAAAGTTGTCGGGGCGCTCGCTGCTGGGCTGGCAGGGGTGTCGTCCCCCCCCCCGGGGGCCGGTGCACCCGGAAAGGCGGGCGTGCCATGTGCGCTTGCTGCCTGCATGGCCGCAGGGCTGGGGCTTCCCTTGCCTTCCcccggcggcggcggcggcggcggcggcggtgcAGGGCACGCGAGGAGGGCACCGCGCGAGCGCTGAGTGTGCACGCACACCTACCTGTGGTCACGAGTTTTAAGAACCATGTTGGCTGGGTTTGGTCGTGGATGTTAGGAGCGGCGTGGACTGGATTATAAGTGGTCCAGGCATCCATGAGTCTTGAGCACTGGTAACTGATAGTTTATGTTCTTGTGAAACTTGACAGTTCACTGGAAGAAAAATGTAAGCATCAGATAAGGTTTATGGCCTGATAAACAGTTTGGTGGAATCTAGATCAGTTGAGTTCAGAAGTCAGCTTCTCCCTAGAGATCTTATTTAAATGGGAAACTCTGGAGTCAAGTTAAGTTCATTGGGTTAGTGACTAATAATTTGGTTAAAGCTGACTTTCGTTAAGCAGCATGAACGGTGACACGGAGCCAAAAGTTGTAAACCTGCACTGCGGATTACCTGACCTTTGGCCTGGTGGGGGATCATTCAGGATCCTTCCCCTCAGGCAGGGTTGTCACAGGATGTGGATAAGTGCAGGTCACTGGGGAGCAAGTAACCAGGTTCAGACCGAAAGACTTCAagcttggtgatttttttttttattaatccaGAAAATCCAGTTTTTAATTTTCGTAGGATTTGAAAAGTTAGGCTTCAAGTTGCCATGCATGTCGTTTATTTACtgtatgtatattgtgtgtggaCCGTTACTAACTACTCAGAAGTTTTGCctcattttcccatttattttgtgtctgtgtgtccagtATACCATCTTCACAGACAGTTGGGTTTTTAACCAGCTTTTCCTCTTTTTCAGTATCCTTACAGCATTGCAGTAATGGACAGGGGTTCTGTGAGTTTAGTAGGAAGAGGTGACTCACTAAAAAAACCTGTCAGGCTCAAGCAAAGTCAGCAGGACCAGGGTGCTGAGGAGGAGGTGTGGCCAGTGGATAGTGAGCTGGCTGCTGATTATCATATTCTAGGAACTGGAACTTTCATTTACAAAAAGTGGCtgagggctgggtgtggtggttcctGCAGTTGGGTTTGTCTCTGAGCTaaatagcctgggctacatcaatCAAGCCAGCCACACAATGAGACCTTAactcaaaaaaaacccaaaaggctGAAAATTTGGCTTGTCAGAATTTTGCAGTTATTAGTGAGAAGTTTGCTTCCGGGATTCAAGTTCCCTTTTTAGGACTGGTCTTTTTACTTAAGGTAACATTTTTCCATATAAGACCGGTGTGGTACACTTAATTCCAGTACTGGAGGCAGATGTGGGTGGGTCTAGGAGATCCAGgcaagccaggactacatagagaggccctgtctcaaaagattcAACGTCATCACAAGTACACATAATTGAGTGTTTTTATGGACCTGAAAAAGTAATTGTAGGATAGATTTATTTTACGTGAGGCATAACTATGGGAAATTGAGGTGGGTAATGTCCATGTTAGTGGGTAATGTTCATGTTAGTGGCATTGACTCTGGAAATGTCTTTCTAGCGGAGCGTGCTTTGGACACCATGAATTTTGATGTTATAAAGGGCAAGCCAGTGCGCATCATGTGGTCTCAGCGTGATCCATCCCTTCGCAAAAGTGGAGTGGGCAacatattcattaaaaatttGGACAAATCCATCGACAATAAGGCACTGTATGATACGTTCTCTGCATTTGGAAATATCCTCTCATGTAAGGTGAGCGAGTGTGGCAGGTTTTACACTGTTGGCCATCTGCAGTGGCTGTTAGTGACTGCTCATTTCTGAAATAGGTGCTAACATAACACTTCTGCAAAGGGGGAAAGCAACAGCAAGTAACACAGAGTGAGCGTGTCCTTTTTCCCCAGGTGGTTTGTGATGAAAATGGCTCCAAAGGCTATGGATTTGTACACTTTGAAACACAGGAAGCTGCAGAAAGAGCTATTGAAAAAATGAATGGGATGCTTCTAAATGACCGGAAAGTGTGAGTGTGACTCTGTGAACATCTCAAGTCTGTTCTAACAGTTCCACAGGAGTGTGAACAGGAATAGGTCTCTGTTGTGAGATAAAGCTAGCTGGAGCTAGTCATcccattacttgggaggcagaagcaggaagatctctgactAAAGAGCCTGCCTGgttcaggacagcctgagctaagtagactcctgtctcaaaactaacaaacaaaaaacccaaagaaccaGAGACACAGAGCTAGCTGAAAATAGCATATGCCTGTCATTTCATCAGttgagatggaggcagaaggatctatGAGTTAAGGCCAGCCCAGCTAGGCTACATGAGAATTTCTCAAGCCCACCATATACGTGGTGTAGCAACAGTGCCAAGACACATTGGCTGGATTTCATCGTCATTCACGGCCAGTCGTGTCACTCAACATTGGAACCTAAATTGAACCAGATAGATAGAGGCAGAAAACTTGGTCAGGTGAGTGCATTGTTGAAGAACTGGGAATCCATGCAACCTTATTTTAAGGAATGCATTCATTGGCCCCTTCTACATTTGAGGAAACTAGCCAAAGTAATTTAATTGTAAGACGGGGAGTGGGCTCTCTGACTGTGCCCCCAGCAATCTGAAGTCAGCTTTGGTGTTAGAGGAGGTTTTGTGATTGATCTTTcctgaaataaaacttttaactAATCTGAGAGGCTGTTTGTTGCCAGTAGACTTAATGTGTAAGAATTGGGTTACTTGTGTTAACAGGAGTGGACCCTTTAGCTGGATAAAAGTGTGTTACAAGAACCTATCGTGTTTTAATTATAGTTAAGAGAGATTGTATTTAAAGCTCCCTGTTTTCactgaagacatttttattttgtggtacaCTTTACAACTTGGTGTTTTTACTGACATTTCCTCAGGTTTGTTGGACGATTTAAGTCTCGAAAGGAACGAGAAGCAGAGCTTGGAGCCAGGGCAAAGGAGTTCACCAACGTTTACATCAAGAACTTTGGAGAAGACATGGATGATGAGCGCCTTAAGGATCTCTTCGGCAAGTTTGGTAATGTGTCCAAGTTAAATCTTTACACTTAAGTAATTGTATGAAGTTATTAAATAAACACTTAGCTggaaagtatttaaaatactGATTTGAATTAAGCCAGTGTCCACTGCACAACAGTAACTTGCAGGTGGAGTGTTAGTTGTGCAGCTTAAAGTTTAATAAAAACATTCAGGTAAAAGTGGCCGATGGTAGATTCCATCCATGTAAGGGTTTTGCTGCATTAAGATACTTTTAATACAGACAGTCTCATAGTTGTAGGACAGCGTGGGTAAGACTGTCCTGGGTCACATGTAATCTCTGGTTAGAGTGGAAAAGCTGGCCCTGTTAGGTGCATGCTTATGCAGTTTCAGACAATGTTTTCCAAAGATCCAGTCTTCTGTCACGACTCCTTGGAggatcttttcaaagaaaattcagCCAGACATGAGTAGTGCATACCTACAATCCCAACATACAGGAGGGGGGCAGAGGATTTAGGATTTGGTTGTACTGTCAGCTGGGTTAcagaaaaaagatgaagaaatgagaaTTTGTGGTGGTTTGCTGCTGTCTTTGTTAAATTTACAATGGGCTTAATATtaggggtgttttttttttcagttctacaAATGGTAATTAGTACATTTAACTCCATTGCAAGGCCAGACTGAGCTTGCTGTgatcttttttaagatttgtgtattttatgtgtatgagtgtgctgtcttcatgcacaccagaagaaggaatctgaccctgttacagatggttgtgagccaccatgtggttgctgagaactgaCAAACTCATGAtgtctgtaagagcagccagtgttcttaaccactgagccatctctccagccccagacccTTTTTAAGCACAGGGTCTCACTGACTGGCCtgcagagctccacctgcctctgagagCTGGAACCAAAggtggcatgcaccaccacctggctgagcaAAGAGATGAGATAAATAACAGTCAAGTTTCGTGCCTTGTTCAAGTTTCTCTATTCTAGAGGTGACCCTTGTGTTACATCTAACTTTCTTGCATTTGAATGGTTTTGGGGGTTCACAAGACCAttttggctttgaacttgtagaCATCTatcatctgcctccccagtgctgagtttGGGCTGGTTGTTTTTAACTACACCACCTCCCCCACATCCTGAGCTtgcttagttttctgttgctgtgctaggATGCTTTGACCAAGGCATGTTTACTGGGCTTACAGTACGTGGGTGAGTCCATGGTCATCATGTATGAGCCcgtgagggccattctcattgaaaccaccatTCTTTCGGCATGTAGACGTTTTCACACCTGAGGGGTCACCTGCTGTGGACTCTGCCATACAGCTGGAAGGAGGGGGAAGCTTGTGATTCCATTATTTTCTACCTGAGCATCTAGTATTCCCCCCATTCTGTTGAGAAGCAGATGACCAAAGAAGGCCTTTTCCAAGTTAGTTCTTATATTTAGGAAAGGGtctatgaagaaaacagaaatctgagAGCTTGAGGCTGGGGTTTGCTCTGCTGCTTTGTTTGCATTAATTGACAGTTTTGATTATTCAAACTTTTTAGGGCCTGCCTTAAGTGTGAAAGTAATGACCGATGAAAGTGGAAAATCCAAAGGATTTGGATTTGTAAGCTTTGAGAGGCATGAAGATGCGCAGAAAGTAAGAGTTTAAATAATTCCTTTTCTATCAAAGGGTCTACAAAGCTGTTACTCTTGTTAAAATTGATACACGTTTATGTCAACATTATTAATTCATGGAAGCTTTTGCATACTGTAATCAGCTGTTTGCATTTTGAGTGTTAGAGAATTGGGTGTGCATGTTGATTGCTCTCAAACCATGACTTTTGGGGATGTGGGGGGTCTATATTTAATGTTAGCAATTGGGAACATTTTCCTTGTTAATGAGACGTACCTTTACAAAGTaactgagttttgtttgttttttctaaggCTGTGGATGAGATGAATGGAAAGGAACTCAATGGTAAACAGATTTATGTTGGTCGAGCTCAGAAAAAAGTGGAACGACAGACAGAGCTTAAGCGCAAATTTGAGCAGATGAAGCAAGATAGGATCACCAGATACCAGGTTCGTTTTTACTTGAACAAGCAAACTAAGACAGGGATTAGGAAGgcttattttatgttcattgcaGTTACTGCCAGGTAACTGAAAGtttgggagggaagagaagaaaaggggggggCTAAAGGAAGAGGTGAGGCTAGGTGCCACAGGGGGGTTCCTACCTCTcttcagtttgttttctctttttagggTGTTAACCTTTATGTGAAAAATCTTGATGATGGCATTGATGATGAACGTCTCCGGAAAGAGTTTTCTCCATTTGGTACAATCACCAGTGCAAAGGTACGAGCGTGTGCGGTGTGTTGGGGGGGGTCCTGTTgtgagtttcctttttttttttttttttaagctagcAGGTTGAACCTTATATACTATGTGCTGTTAGGTAGCTGTGTTGCAGACTGCTAACAGCAGTTTACTGAGGCCTGGCCTGttgacatcccccccccccagtagaAAAGATCAGATCCATTTTCCTGTCACTTGAAAACAGATTACAAAGCAGTAGAATTCTGTAATCTGACAAAATTCCAAGATTTTGCTTTAGAtacctgtgctgtgtgtgttttgcctagtGTTGATGGTTTTGAGACTACCTTGCAAAGTTTTAGGCATTTAAGTTTTCCTGGGTTCAGAGGAGAGTgtacagaaaaaaagcaactcaTGGTATCTGACTGACTCCCTTTGCTGGTCTTTATTCCAATTTTCATACACTGCCATTGACTAAGGTTTGTCAGGAACTGTTGAGAGGCATGTAGTAGATGACTACAAATGCTTTCCTAGTATTGAAGTGTGGACTATTGGAGTCTTCACGGTGTGATGCCTGAGAGTAGTTTGGATTGATTCTTTATGGGAGGCACATGTGATACCTTCTAGGGACGAGAGGAGGGCTAGCAAGTTAACTACAGGAAAAGAAACCATGTCCGCCAAGCAGCTCAAGGATGAATAAGATGGCAAAGGTCACAAAATGAGCTGCTTGCAGTCTGGGCAGTTGTTTCCCACACTGGCATGGTGGGGGTGCTTTCTGGTGGAGACAGTTGTAGGCATCACCTGGTGTAACAGATTGGTCAATGGAGTGAGAAGTAATCTTGCTTTTCCCATGCAGTTTTGACTGGTGTGTCTGCtagtctgtgttttctgttttgggtAGTTTGACTTGTACATTTTATTTCTCAGTGTTACATATAATAGGCTCTAATGTCACATGAGAAGAGGATGTTGTGTAGTTGTACTGCTTACCTTCAGTGATGCCTGTGTGCCCGCAGTATTGATTGTAAGGGAGACTGTCGACAGAGGTGGTTCTGGCACTAATGGGTTACTTGGTCCAGTGACCTGGGCTGTGAAGGTCAGCTGTTCATTCTGCCATCCACTCCCTGCTCTGTTTTTCCCGTAGGTTATGATGGAGGGTGGTCGCAGCAAagggtttggttttgtgtgtttctcATCTCCTGAAGAAGCCACTAAAGCAGTTACGGAAATGAATGGCAGAATTGTGGCCACAAAGCCACTCTATGTAGCTTTAGCTCAGCGCAAAGAAGAGCGCCAGGCTCACCTTACTAACCAGTATATGCAGAGAATGGCAAGTGTGCGAGCTGTGCCCAACCCTGTGATCAACCCCTACCAGCCAGCACCTCCTTCAGGTTACTTCATGGCAGCTATCCCACAGGTGAGTGTGAAGGGAAACAACGTGCTGTCTGCTGTTTATCGTGCCAAGGTCCCTTGTGTCCTCTGAAAGATAACAAGTTGCTAAGCTGTTAGATGGAGTTGGGTGGAAAAGGCCAGTGTGGTTGATGATGGAAGTGACTGAGAGCTCTGGTGTGCTCTGTGGAGGCTCCGCACTAAAGCTCATGCACTTCTTCCTTTGTTCCCACAGACTCAGAACCGTGCTGCATACTATCCTCCTAGCCAAATTGCTCAACTAAGACCAAGTCCTCGCTGGACTGCTCAGGGTGCCAGACCTCATCGTAAGCCTCTTAGTTTATGACTGGGATTGGAGCCTGGGGTGTAGCTCAAAAGATTTAACACACAACCTCCTGTGTGCCGGGCTGTGGGTTCACTGTACCGTGTGGGAGGTAAATTTGTCCTGTTAGAGTGGTATAATTGCGCTTGGTGATTTATGGGATATGAACGTGGTTGGGGATTTGCAGAGTGTTGGTTTGCCTTGGTGGCTGTGGCTTTAGAGCTCAGTCTCCTTACATTGCAGGAGCTTGAGGGCTGCGAGTGACATTTTGGTCCTTGCCCATGGCACCACAGTTGGGATTGGTGTTTCTCGTTAATCTTTCATGTCTCAAATACTAAGTAACTTGTACAATTGAATGTAAATTTGAAACTCATTTTATAGTAGGGTCTCCTACTTTTTATGCAAAGGTCTGCCCTAGGAAAGCGCTGGCTTTGACTTGGTGAGGTTCTTAGTTGACTCACGTGTGCTTCCTTTAACGGCAGCGTTCCAGAACATGCCCGGTGCTATCCGCCCAGCTGCCCCCCGGCCACCCTTTAGTACCATGAGGCCAGCCTCCTCGCAGGTCCCCCGCGTCATGTCGACACAGCGTGTTGGTGAGTCCTAACCCTTCCTGTAAACAATTGATCTCCAGTTTGAAATAGCACAACactaaagtgttttgttttttgttttttttttttttagctaacaCTTCAACACAGACCATGGGTCCACgtcctgcagctgctgctgctgcagccacGCCTGCTGTCCGCACCGTTCCCCAGTACAAATACGCTGCGGGAGTCCGCAACCCCCAGCAACATCTTAATGCCCAGCCGCAAGTTACCATGCAACAGGTGTGGTGTGAGCATTGTGTGTGTGGCCATCTTACTGGTGGACTGTGAAGAGGTTTTTAGGACTAGCCAGCAGTCTCCCTGAGTGAATGGGTGGTGTTTGTTTGACATGGATGGGTGTAAGGAAGGTGTGAAGGAAAGTTCAGTTAGATTGGTTTAGATTTCACCTTTTTCCTAATCATGGGATGATGTGATTCCAGAGAAGACTTTAAAATGTAACTGTATCTGAAGTGCAGTGTGTCACAGATTGTCTGCTTGGTCCCTCAGTGGGTGTGGGTAGTTGAATTCCTATGGTTGTCCCTTGATGGTCAGCTGGTTTATGCTTCATTACTTTGGTTTTATATCCAGCCTGCTGTTCATGTGCAAGGTCAAGAACCTTTAACTGCTTCCATGTTGGCATCTGCCCCTCCTCAAGAGCAAAAGCAAATGTTGGGTGAGTAACTTGGCTGTCAGTCTACAGAAACACAAGTGTGGCACGCGGGCAGTGGTGGGAAGGAACTGAGACTGGACACCGGGTGGCAGGTGGTAGGCCTTTGCTCAATTTGATCACTGCTCTGGCTTTGCAACAAAACAAGGGAACTCATGTTGACATTTGTGATGAGCTTGTGACAGACTGTTGAGACAGGTGCATTAGCAGGGCTCCTGAGCCCAGGTTGACGGTAGCCATTAATCACTACTTGCTGATAGAGGTTTTTGTTCGCAGGTGAACGGTTGTTCCCTCTTATTCAAGCCATGCACCCCACTCTGGCTGGTAAAATCACGGGCATGCTGTTGGAGATTGATAACTCAGAACTACTTCACATGCTTGAGTCTCCCGAGTCTCTCCGCTCAAAGGTGTGTGTTATATGCCAGCCTAAGTTCCCTACAGAGAGAGCATTTGCATGGTGTGCAAGAAATTAGGAGCTTTATAAATAGTGGGGTAAACCCTCTAGATGAATGATTTGCTAGAGACTCACACTGCTAGTAGATTCCAGAACTACTCAGATCGTATGCTATGCTCCGCTCCTGTGGCCAGATTGGGGACTGCTGCTACTTAGAGCACTTTCCACTCTGGTCTAGGTTTGTTTTGGTGGGGATTTATCAgttactgtttttctttgtcaCTTTTTCCTGAGCCAGTTACATTTGTCCTTTTTCTAGGTTGATGAAGCTGTAGCTGTACTACAAGCCCACCAAGCAAAAGAGGCTGCCCAGAAGGCAGTGAACAGTGCCGCTGGAGTTCCATCTGTTTAAGTGAGTTCTCCTGTCTACTTGTCTGTGCCCCTTCCTTCCATAACAAAGATCACTCCACACATAAATATTTCCCAGAGGGGAAGATGGGTAACACTTAAAGGGCTGTCTGATGCTGACAATATTTTGTCAGCACTTGTTTTGCACAGTAATTTGTATGAAATGACTATAACAAAAGTTGGCTTTCAtgattgattcttttttattggATGGTAGCTTGGGGAGTCAGGTGGGGTTTGGCAGACCCTTTTTGTAAAAATGACTGGAGCCCGGGTTTGTGGGCCACCTTTTATCTGATGTTAAAAGGAATGGGTTCGACTCTGTGCCAATAatgacagaaacaggcagattcaGTCAAAGGCTTTAATTATatagttattgtttttttttaacattacagATTTATCAGGGACCACGAAAAGAAACTCGTGCTTCACcgaagaaaaaaatatctaaacatcgaaaaatttaaatattatgaaaaaacattgcaaaatataaaataaataaaaaaaggaaaggaaactttgAACCTTATGTACCGAGCAAATGCCAGGTCTAGCAAACAATGCTAGTCCTAGATTACttgatttaaaacaacaaaaaaatacaaaaaaaatagtaaaatataaaaacaaattaatgtttTATAGACCCTGGGAAAAGAATTTTCAGCAAAGtacaaaaatttaaagcattcctttctttaattttgtaattCTTTACTGTGGAATAGCTTGGGATGTCAGTTCTGTTTCAACTAGCAGAACTGATGGACTGAGCAAGGAAACGTAATTTGGATTATAAAATTCTTGCTTTAATAAAAATTCCTTAAACAGTGGATGCTTATGCTTCTTTTTTACTTTGGTTCTGGTGGCAGTTGGCATGTGTAGCAGGTGCTGACCTAATGTTTGAGGGGGGGGTCGTCTGCGTGTTGGCTTTAGACAACTACTGTGTTACTCAGGCTGGTCTTAAGCCTGCGAAGATTGTGGTCTATTGCCACTTTGACAATATGAATGTTTTCTTTGGTTCCCTGTATTAATTATGGATCTGTTCACTACTACTATGGTTCCATGTTACAAAATGATTACCTTAAGCCCTTATTGGGGACAGCAATAGCTACTCAGTGTATTGGGCACTGGGCTACACTTACCCTTTATCTCTTTGGAAGCCTTGAAATAGTTTTAGGATGCTGTGGTGTGCCTTGTCACCCACACCACTTGAACAATAAGGTATAAGGTTGTGTCTTAAATGGCTTGGATTACAATGTTTTTATAAAGCTGGTACCCAAGcaatctttatttttgagacaggttctcactatagTCCTGAGTGGCCTAGAAATCGGAGATTGCTATACCTCtttcccaagtggtaggattttGCTTGTGCCACTACATACAGCCAGAGTtcgactttttaaaaaacattgag from Cricetulus griseus strain 17A/GY chromosome 10, alternate assembly CriGri-PICRH-1.0, whole genome shotgun sequence includes the following:
- the Pabpc1 gene encoding polyadenylate-binding protein 1 isoform X2, with product MNPSAPSYPMASLYVGDLHPDVTEAMLYEKFSPAGPILSIRVCRDMITRRSLGYAYVNFQQPADAERALDTMNFDVIKGKPVRIMWSQRDPSLRKSGVGNIFIKNLDKSIDNKALYDTFSAFGNILSCKVVCDENGSKGYGFVHFETQEAAERAIEKMNGMLLNDRKVFVGRFKSRKEREAELGARAKEFTNVYIKNFGEDMDDERLKDLFGKFGPALSVKVMTDESGKSKGFGFVSFERHEDAQKAVDEMNGKELNGKQIYVGRAQKKVERQTELKRKFEQMKQDRITRYQGVNLYVKNLDDGIDDERLRKEFSPFGTITSAKVMMEGGRSKGFGFVCFSSPEEATKAVTEMNGRIVATKPLYVALAQRKEERQAHLTNQYMQRMASVRAVPNPVINPYQPAPPSGYFMAAIPQTQNRAAYYPPSQIAQLRPSPRWTAQGARPHPFQNMPGAIRPAAPRPPFSTMRPASSQVPRVMSTQRVANTSTQTMGPRPAAAAAAATPAVRTVPQYKYAAGVRNPQQHLNAQPQVTMQQPAVHVQGQEPLTASMLASAPPQEQKQMLGERLFPLIQAMHPTLAGKITGMLLEIDNSELLHMLESPESLRSKVDEAVAVLQAHQAKEAAQKAVNSAAGVPSV